The following are from one region of the Noviherbaspirillum sedimenti genome:
- a CDS encoding ParA family protein, with amino-acid sequence MPVFVIANPKGGVGKSTFAINLAGYFATRGHKVMLGDVDVQQSSRSWLALRPPNLAPIAAWEVGTGFVARPPQGTTHMVLDTPAGFDGVRFDEVLRIADKVIVPLQPSIFDILATQAFLQKLIARKDKLQVGVLGMRVNGRTRAADQLAHYVNNLGLPVLGFLRDTQNYVQLAAQGATVWDAAPSRVEKDQEQWQSVLEWVAR; translated from the coding sequence ATGCCAGTATTCGTCATCGCCAATCCGAAGGGCGGCGTTGGAAAAAGTACCTTCGCTATCAATCTCGCCGGCTATTTCGCCACGCGCGGCCACAAGGTCATGCTGGGCGATGTCGATGTCCAGCAGTCCTCGCGCTCCTGGCTGGCGCTGCGTCCGCCCAACCTGGCGCCGATTGCGGCCTGGGAAGTCGGTACCGGCTTTGTCGCCAGGCCGCCGCAGGGCACCACGCACATGGTGCTGGATACCCCCGCCGGCTTTGACGGCGTGCGCTTCGACGAGGTGTTGCGTATCGCCGACAAGGTCATCGTGCCACTGCAGCCGTCGATATTCGATATCCTTGCTACCCAGGCTTTCCTGCAAAAGCTCATCGCCCGCAAGGACAAGCTGCAGGTGGGGGTGCTCGGCATGCGCGTGAATGGCCGCACGCGCGCCGCCGACCAGTTGGCGCATTACGTCAACAACCTCGGTTTGCCGGTGCTGGGCTTCTTGCGCGACACGCAGAATTACGTGCAACTGGCAGCGCAGGGCGCCACCGTCTGGGATGCCGCGCCGTCACGGGTGGAAAAAGACCAGGAGCAGTGGCAGAGCGTGCTGGAGTGGGTGGCGCGCTAG